The Gouania willdenowi chromosome 14, fGouWil2.1, whole genome shotgun sequence nucleotide sequence ACCAAGCACACCTAAAAAATCTGATATGTGATTAACACGGCTTCACTTCACCCTCCTTAAAGCACCTCTAATTTAAAAGACTGTAATCTTTCACCAACAAACCACATCCTGGGCACTATTAGGAGACGATTAGCACCAGCAGGTAGCATCTCTCTTGTTCAGCTCCAGCAGATCGGCCTCTAGCAGCTCTGCGTCCTCCTCGAAGCGCTCGGTGAAGGAGCGAATCAGACCTGCTGCAGTGCCTTCATATTCCACCAACTCCACACTGTCccctgtaaaacacacacacacacacactagagctTTGTTCTGCAAATCCCTGCAAAATTAAGGCAGGATGCAACTAAAAAGGGCAATTCAAACAGagaaagaaatacagaaaatatgcTTGTATCAAAGTTGAATAGGTGAAAAAGTAAGCAACATAATTTTAACTGTGCCAGTCAACACACTGCATTAATAaatccctttcaaaataaaagctccacTGTCACCCCCCTGAAAATATGTCCACAAGAACTTCTGATCAAAAATAAACTATCACTATAGATTTGCACACAACTCAGCACTAATCAAACattcaaataaatctattttcaatcattttaaactttcaagACTTTTTGGTGACATTCTTTAAGGCACgggactttttttcttctcgatTTCACAAAGAtttcaaaatatataaattacagGACACTTTGCCCTATCTTGCTTCCTGAGTCAGCTTGGATAAACAACAGTGACCAATGACCCTTTACATTAGAGATGGGCACCTTTAATAATACACTGTGATGGtccacaataaaaacatgcacaTCACTGCTTTCAGACCCTTGTGTCCCACCTTCAGTAATCAGGTGTGTTTAAAACAAAGTCCTCTGATTTAGAAAAGAAAATTCACCCACCGCAAGTTTAAATGCCATTTTTAATGTCTCCCTACCAATAGCTCATAATCCAAATACACATTATGTTTACACTGCAAATTCAATTAAGCAAGTCAATAGCATTTgaattcacaaaaataaaactaacgtatttgtaaaagtgtgaaataaatccagCAAATGAAATAACACTTTTAATTAAACCCTGTCATCTATCTGGCGTAAAAagtgtcatggcaaattttatattcatcatcatatcctcaaatgtatgttcatgtgtacaatttgtcatgttttaatacatgacgactccattaatctttacacttttgaacagctgaatcatgattaaacagtacagatcgtattattctcagtgcagcacagtctctgccaaggacatacactgacgtacacacttatcaagacagataaagactggagccaaaccttctcataacatcttcatcatcctccaacattgccactatgggcatctgactccctcccttttgtctctctctgttgggaccttttcttatctgtataaaaagcttaagctttgaaactgtcgggacggggcgcggcacttccttcggacgtccgcctggacggacgctaattttgtttcactttgttccattttgtaccttttttcacagtttagaataaacattttttatataaaatcatcaatgcttctcctggattccataaatcaacacagagcaatgaatcatgtctcaaatgaggtcaaccgtaaattctgccgtaacaattggcgatcacgaacaggaccatcttctgtccacccctcggacagagactggagcacgaaccatcggttgaacctcaaacaccaattcggactaaggtaaagctgcctttataaacatatatgtataaattttcatttacatatatatatattcgctctgtgttgattttttttttttttttttttggaaccagtcaagcattgtattgattttcagctttgagctttgattttgatcctcagctgttctgtgttttgacgcagtgaatagctatgagaagggctcaaatggatgaggttctatgctttttaatgctgtaggttctctctggttttcttcgggctcggatattttgtttaggcataaaatacggctggtcattatttactttggttttgttcggacacccacagacagcctgtgaggtcctgaccagagatagacgggcaacaaggtttccaaaacatcccagcggtgccatgatctgagttcacctctgtaccgaaagcaaaatagattaaaaccccgaatctaacctaaattgtgtttctgtgaatcaaacagatgaacaatccaataaacaaataatatatgcatacgcatatacaatcttggtatgatgtgaactcagatcatgctttcaggcgagttttacttttttttatctttgtttttattttgtttaaacgtggaatcagatttctccctttggcttggctttaatgctttcatttgacgagtgtcagcttttgagaaagggagagaaatacagagagccaaacacacacacacgtcgctgctgtgtttttctttttttttggacgggtgaacacacacacacacacacacacacacacacacacacacacacacacacacatacacacacacacccacacacccacacacacgtacagagagagaaagggagagagagagagcacacacacaggcacgtgcacgggcgcacgcacacgccacacccatcccaagagagaggtggcgcccctcactggccagtttagtgcactacacacttgtgacacaacattgtgatttctcacttctcccctgccgatagaatagtgccattacacacagacactatttttatttttattttaaattttattttgatttcatgtttgatgggcaacacacactcaaacacacactatgatgaatacagtatttcattttattctattttaatattactgttaccatcattatcattttttattatttaaattgttagtttctgttggctttgtggttgtcccctgaagaaacgacatcttcaatgaaagaatgaaatcaccttcaactcttacgctaatggaatgtcaacatcattcaaaggaccaagcatcagaaggaaatggacaatcaaaggtgtgtgacctttcaggactcaaggactcaactcccattcagcaaagcaatgctgaaataactcgctcagtcccaagtcaactcttcatcgtctatgaatgggccgcatgccaatgctggattaacacatcctgccccatcatcaaagactgagaacctgtgggcgtcggagtggacactccccccaccaatgagttgcgagttaaacgccacgactactgcctgaatgatgggcagcaactgcagactggtcacacgtctgctggaaatcttcaccaaaaagacactgtttcaaaagccacaaggataccaagccacaagaagtccaccacagcctttggtggtagtgcgcacgcacacgcacaggcacgcgcacgcacagagccaaatcactttagccttgaactttggcatggagggggacaactagcaaatagccaacaagcttctccttcgcacaatactaacccctctatcttctgactgtgcactagattattttgttttcatttattctctcacacgcagacagaccagacatacagtcacacacccacattcacaactatgagaaacacaggaccaccagaacttcacacagaacccttctgtttgccacatgagatcaagtgtgcccatcatttatctttgcttttattcattatgttgctcatttatttacactgctttggcctttatgagaaaacaacaaacaaaggggaagaaaatagtgttactgataaggttgtttttgtttgcttttctttaatttattttcttgattgaggggaggccccccacaatgcaagatatggttacatccgctgaagacagagccctctgttgcctcagcttttggagctgaagttttaattttttattattttattggccatgattttttttgagctcatacgtttttctcctttgttatttctgaacgattcttctttttctcttttgtttttactcaatttcaggaaaattgagacagagattgaggactgcagcctcaacgaagtttaaattttgacattttttgaccgataccctcgtaaacaatctgtaccttaccctttttgaagctgcttgcgacagacagcctagttcaacattcattgttttcattttgcgcgcttcccccttaccgcgtcggactgtctggccggcccaaagccactcgacagcatggggggggtaccaaatttttcctgagaaaaaatgtcccattagttgctatgagtacataggcaattacttttcaaacaagaagtcctggtttaatgtgcagaaaaaggataaaccttgctagggaaagcactcttcgggggatagcggtccacctgatttgatacatgcttggtaaccgaataccgttctgaacaaatttctacgttcccttagagtgagggttattagaggttgcgtgctccgttcaatcttaaGAAGTGCCCAAAagaaagtcctgacagtctgcgttggtttataattctcctgctaattcggagggtttttttaatctccggagtaacgagtggtcgagtttgaaattctccctagctttatattttaaataaagacacaggtcgagaggttacccttcccccatactcctcccaactttatatttttcttaaagtcagaagttggaaggttccctggaaattctccctactttatattttcataaggcaAGGTTGAGAGGGTCTCCGGCtaattcagatatttgttttaagtttctggAATTTGCAGCTGTTGAGAGTTTCCCGCGGTTTGGTACCGCGGTTGAGTTTGTTGTTAGGCATGGCCAtgcgattcctgcctgatcagcagatgagcagactgtcagtactgcaagggacaatactctaagtgtagactccgccaaggcggaagtaaaaaggagcgtacctcttagtaatcagacgataccagtaaaaagcaattaattaacactaaaaggttgccaagcatgagggggcaataagagctcattgaccccgagagacgaggtggactggctatcgccattggtgggttagatgagacctatattccacttagacactgcagcaaaaccttgtgaatgcatggacgtgaaaattgaggcatgaacgtgtgcggtgcatgagtgactgaatgatgacacgttacgtatgcctgagagaaccgcgttgtgagtgcgaatgtgccgtggacgtgtcattgagtgattgaccgatgaatggctgtttgaccacacatgttcctctgtttcaccttcttttcctcctgggttctgatgcactagatcttctccttgtttttgccaattatgtagtggggtgttcagaaaacactgctgcttgttaaaaattaaggttttaggccttgggccttctaaaaagttaccaggttttaaaggttttttctgggtgtttaaaaacaccaaacgacgttttttatatatgataccactttcagtggaatgactggctttgaccttgactgaccttacatgttcagtgtccatgtttgttgttgttatatgtgtatactcgttgtggtgtgcacttgtctacgtcttcgtcttagttgttgttattatgtagctttttccaaaatacaggtcgctgtaaggagacgaatcagatccaactaaagaaaagagatattttaaattatccagttaagtcttaatggtttcctctctttctgtttctgagtgtttcctaacagaatgccaccgccttctcgactccgatccttcctccagccgccatgcctggtcactgcttgttatgatgaaggatgagaattaaagggaagtattgtccataactgtaactgggaaacaaaggggaaatagattgaaatagacacgtgacaatatgacatattgtggatgttctaacataatatctattccagagactacagagacttccaatccaactgcgaaagtggggacagatcttcaaatttccaaaaggagcgtacagttgaccctggctttgacctttatggctgaggagaaggaggtcgaggaggttggagggcacaaaggcaggcggacacaagagagaggaaaacggagacacatccaaaatgatcagataagtgattttccaatgatatttatcatatggttttaagaatccaaatgtattcttatgtaaaaaaagggaagggaggggccaacgtccctctggttttttatttatattttatcataggaaaatatacatcaaaccctccaactattttcttcttgttccaccagcacttagcgtgcaagaccataaaacaccttcactgggtttagacacttttaagggaaaaattaagtgttctcaacattgggttggtggcccaatctgggtcgcctgagatttaaaaaagggtcctcctgaaattcttgataattgattgaaataagagatagtttaaagttaagtaacttccaagcatttaaggaagctctccaaaccgtgctggggctcgtcacccctacgaatgggataaatacagagagcaaaagacaatatgattgttcgactcaacttaactttaattctgtctaaccttaaagggccaataatctcgctaaactctggttcagacacagaataggagacacttttgccaccaattgaccttcaaagttaagtaaattacatctcaaataataattatgagggaaaataatgaaataaatgaactgacaaattcagctctataaaagaattaggctatgtaatcaggtgtggagtgttaacattattcagaataaataaaggatagaataagatttctccttcacaaataagagatagaaaaaatgaaacaaacaatttaaataaataaataacattatttatttatttggttaaactcatttagctttctcacatctccatgtctcccaattgtatgttttcatcttgagaagacatgtaatcacactccacacttctccgtccgacttgcatgtccttctccgtccgacttgcatgtccttgtaaacagtggttctcaaattgcttctcaccaggtaagtagatgtaccacagataatcactgcaactccagctatgcttcttcttactccaggaaaagaaaatcgaattaatacttcctgcttttctttcagcctcatattttcccactcgcgtgcgaatgggctacagagctagcatggctaaaagctcactaacccacacctaaccattgtgtgattgtgcaccttttaggatctgaaaagctctcagatcctgacctctgacctgtctctgccttcctggccatactaactattcatttagttagttaactaaacctaacacccctaaacttttattttattttattttattttattttattttattttattttattttatttcatttcattttatttattttattttgttttattttattttgggtgagtgtttttcccccccacccccttttttctgtccaggtaccagctaaaagcctaccaggtaccaggtaccagctaaagcctcagtagtgggatcgcgcctgtgttcaggtaccagccaatcccaagagttctgtttcggtgtttttccccctcttctgttcaggtaccttccgatcccaagagaggttgccaggtgtgtggagactacccttcctcagacaacaaccaatcatctacaacgccgaccgaaatgaacgacccacacggcagtgaaggtcgcacagcgggcgacatggatccaagatgattgccgagacCAGCTGATGCtaagacggaggctgaccgaacaatgaagggggaaccgacaaggccactgagacacacacacacaagaaaactctctagaacaagggcctagctttgtttataagccacaccaaatgctcatagctaggttgagggagctattggttaccccagttaccactgaactcagccgatgaagacgagtgatgtccttgatgcaaatgatgatttttgcttatctagatgcaataaaggatgatttttgatgattcatgccattaataataataatgatgaagaagtttatttccacatttttcttgatatatctgtgcctcacaaaagaagaatatatccaatgtatgacaataacgatgctaatggttaaccctgacagacagcaaaggtggaatataataattttgtttcttgatttggtcgttgaggcgaccaaaagtggggaatgtcatggcaaattttatattcatcatcatatcctcaaatgtatgttcatgtgtacaatttgtcatgttttaatacatgacgactccattaatctttacacttttgaacagctgaatcatgattaaacagtacagatcgtattattctcagtgcagcacagtctctgccaaggacatacactgacgtacacacttatcaagacagataaagactggagccaaaccttctcataacatcttcatcatcctccaacattgccactatgggcatctgactccctcccttttgtctctctctgttgggaccttttcttatctgtataaaaagcttaagctttgaaactgtcgggacggggcgcggcacttccttcggacgtccgcctggacggacgctaattttgtttcactttgttccattttgtaccttttttcttagtttagaataaacattttttatataaaatcatcaatgcttctcctggattccataaatcaacacagagcaatgaatcatgtctcaaatgaggtcaaccgtaaattctgccgtaacaaaaGTAACCATCGTCACACGGTTCAGTCGCTCACCTTTAATTTTGGTGTTTGCTTGCACAAACATCTTGCGAGCTTCCTTTCTCAGCAGCACCGTTTCCCGCAGACGCAAAAAGTCGTGAGAACCGCCATCGCTGACCGTGGAGTAGCCTTCATAGAGCGCTCGCCCTCCTGCAACGTCTGCTGTTGACTTGAACACCTGCAAACAGGAAGCAGTGCATTAGAAACAATTGCCCTACTCctagttttttttcaatggaATTTAAAtgtggtcacctgaaatttctagtaaaggattaaaaaataaacagattaaaaatatgtttttaaaatgttgttctttttcaaattaaaacacaatcttaaaccaCTAATCTATACTTTCACTACAAGTTCAAATAAATCGCAGTATATAcactttgtcactttgtgcaacaATCCTagctactgtatttttttttacatttgtaatagcgtaaaaaataaaatgatcaaaaattaattctaggtaaaaaaaaaacactattgtgTTAAcaagaaatgtgtgatatgaaaatggggtcacgatccaaaaaggtTGCGAATCACTGCCACTGACATTAGACATTATcactaaataaaaacagtttcacaCTACTTTTAATTGTGGGAAGCTTGACAGTAGGACTGAAATGTTACAAGTATTGTTTTAGTGAAGACTAACCTGCAGTTTGCACAGGAACCTGTGGATGGCGTCCTTTCCCACGGTGCTGATCTTGCTTCTGTCCAGCGTGATTCGTATGTCTGGCTTTCCGTCCTGTCCCGTCACCTCCTTCAGGCCCACCAGGCCCTCGCCGACCTCCAGCAAAACACGCAGGATCACGAAGCGAGCCTGCATGTGagcctgaaaaacacacacacacacatttgaaacACTGTGTATATCTGCTGACACTTGTGTAAACACTGAGACAGACTCTCTATGAGCTGCATGTTAAAGCAACACAGATGCATGGGAACGAGTCTGTCCCGTGGGAGCAAAAGCTTTACTTTAAATGGCCTGTACATGGAATCATCCTGTAAACACTGATCAGTAACATGGAGTGCTGTTACTGAAACATgtcacacgcgcacacacacacacacacacacacagagcagataGCTCACCTGTCTCCAGCTCTGGCTCTCAGGTGTGTAAAACTCCAAACCCAGCAGTCCCCCTCTGACCATGCTGAGCCAGTTCACATAAATCACATCGTCGGCCTGCTGGCCCTCGTTACCAAAGATACTGAAGagaagagacacacacacacacacacgtcagtaACACTTCTCCAAGTCTCTAACACAAATACAGACATATCTTCTacgaaaaaaaacagaactgtcctgcatatttttattatcatcttgctcaaaaaaaaaaaagaaaaaaaaaagaatggtaTTTAATGAAATAAGTGGATAAGAcattcataataaacaaacacaggCTGGAACCAGAACCCAATTAGTCTGGTTAACCActcatcaaaataaaagagaataaTACAGTACAtagcttcatttaaaaaaaaaagtacatttctaACGCAAAGTATtttgataaacaatattaagtttatttatttatttttcttagaaaaaaaaaagagtttatattatatttgatGCATACATCGATAAGATCTACACAAATataaattgctttaaaaaatgaatgcgTGAACATTCCATCACTGCTATAACACATTTCTATATGAGTCATTGTGCAGTATGAATGAAGCAgtctttccaaaataaaaatataaacttacCTGAGCACTTGCTTGTTCAAACACAAATAGAGTCCAACGCACTCTGCGCGACACTCCTCATAGGAGGAAGCGATGGTGGTGAATTTACTGTCCCACGTCTCGCTGCCATGGTACCAGGAGGACACCTGAAAGACGGACTTGTGCTCAGCTTCCATgcgaacacacaaaaaactacacaaaaagcaGCAGGAATAAAAAACCCACCAGTTGTTTGCTCTCTGGGTTGATCACCTTCGTCTGGTCAAAGTTGAACTCGCCGTTGTCATCCTATGAGGAGACATTAGATTATTATCGGTGAGTAGTACGTGATgggaaaccaagagatgagaagaAAACTGACTTTAGGTTTCTTGAAATCATTCTTTCTGCTTAAAGTTAAAAGATGTTGAAGTGAGTCTTCAACTGACCTGGACAAACAATTTTCCACTTCCGTGGCCGAGCAGCTCATGAAGCCCAACTTGCACATCAAACGATGGACCTTTCCACTGAATAAACATGTCCTAAAAAAGAAATGGTGATTAAACAAACCATAAGGTAATGGTAAGTTATGGTGTGTTGGAGAGATACCCTGTCACACAATGAGGAGGCTGTGTGTTTCACCTTGTCATCTTCCTCCAGGAAAGTCAGTTTCTCTTTCTGTGTAGCATAGGCTACGGCCAGAACGTTGCCTAGCGACACGTTTTTAAAGCCCTCCGACTGCCTGATGTCGTCATCTGTACAGAGAAAAAGACCCACACAGGAATGGAATGGCAATAAAATACACCACAACCGACCAACATAAGGTTGTCTCATTGCAAAGATGACAGGAGATGGAGAACGTACAGTTGGGAATGTTGATGCCTGCTGGTATTCCGCTCCCAGCAAAGGTGAGAACATCCAACGAGGTGAAATCAGGTttcagaaacgtgtccttttcaaAGTCTTGTGGCCAAGGAAGCTCAGGAAGCAGCACCTCAGCTGAACTTACCAGATTAGCGAAACGCTCGCTCATCGCCTTGTTCACGATGGCGACAAAACCTGAACCGATCATCACAATATTTCTCAGGTTACAAGGTGAACAAAAGTGAATTCAAATCAACAACGTGGCATTGAGACTTTGGTAGattatgtttatatattaaaCTGCAGCAGTAAATCTGAAatagaagtactttatttatcccagggggaaattacttatgtCACAGACGCTAAGAAATataacaaatgaaaagaataaacactaagcaaagaaagaaaaagaagaaaaaaaaattgtccataattaagtaaaagactgttaattaaataagaatggaacacaagtgcacacattgcAGTAGAAACAATTAagtaagataaaaataaaactaataataacaGATGTACATATATAATCCAGATATATACAAGAATCAGAAAGCTGGCACGTTATGAACAAATCTTCTCTGATTAAGATCATCTTTACCTTCAAACTCTCCTCTGGAGCCAAAGGGATCTCTGTAGCTCTCAATGAAACCTATATAgctgaaaatgtttaaaaaagagtgaggtacatggattcagatgGAGAGATAAGGagaatttaatttcattattgaGGAAGTGAAGGCTGCTGGAACTAGTAATACAATCTCATAACCTCTGGTGCTGAAATGATGTGATAACGTGACTTGGAGTTACAGTTTTGCTCATAATCCTTAAATCCTCCCGAtttgtaaaatgacaaaaaattaacaTCCACCTTCATTATAGATGGAGATGGATTGGTTTACATGCTTTAACGTCACATTTAAATTGATATGACATTGTTGTGGAATAACAGCTAAAATGGTGGGCTGCCAAAGCTCACCTCTCAACGATGGGGCTCTTGTCCTTAATCCAGTAACGTGAGCCTTCTTTGTGGGCTTCAATGGAGCCTAAAGTGAAGCTGCGCTGGTACTCTTCCAGCATCTTCCTCTGGTTCTCATTGGCGGCAAAGGCCTGTCACAGATTTAGGAATCAaacaatgagtttaaatgtaataatgtcGGGACACACTTAATCCGTTGCTCACTCCTCGAGACAGAAAGTACCAAAAACAGGTTTTCCTTTCTTCTCTTCTCTGTGTTTGACCAGCTGAGACTGCTTTGTGTGCTTTCTGACATTCTTTCTGTCTTAGTACTCATCAAATGCACAGCACAATACTATAGAGGAGTAGTATAGacaagtggttctcaaccttttcaacccgcgacccccaaaataaaggtgccagagactggggacccccactgcacCTGAAGGTGGAtgaacacagacatggacattcaagaacagtcatgtggagacagggccatctataaggaagagtaaaggggagagctttttggggcacATCCATAAAGAcagcaaaatgatgatccattgttctatgaatctgtgacaaccacatttatttatttatctgattaatatccactgttatccaggaagtttattatttgtgccatagtatatagtcatcttaaaagatGTCAGTTTTAATCAGAAAGAAAATGGTATAAAAGGTGGTgcaatgggattttaaaaactatagaaattggttaaaagttgcaaattagagtggccaaaaaacaaaaaaattgtaaaaagtgttcaaaatgtcaatattggcttaaaagtgtcagaaatgggggTGAGTGGGGAGCTGGGGTAATGTGATTGGAAAAGTATGAACAgttagtttaaaatggcaaataatgggtatgacaaatcgtgaatgtggttaaattggccagaaaaagcatgaattatggtgGAAAGAagttaaaggtggaaaaagtggtggaaagggtttataagcgccaaaaatgtgttgaaagtgaaaaaaattgatggcgaactggcagaaatgggagtaatgtagcaaaaatatggcaagaaaaaatgatgaaaatgggctaataaaatatggcaaatttagttgcagaaaaagggtaaaaaaaaagcaaaaattggctcaaagtgttcaaaaatattcttaaagGCTTCTGGCAAGCCCC carries:
- the dpp3 gene encoding dipeptidyl peptidase 3 isoform X1 yields the protein MNQRRLFSKCISSWKSFSTRMGFEPTRAEHNGLAVHRLNHFSPPLPVLNLNMVDSQYYLPNDVGISALDCSEAFRLLSPREKMYAHYLSRAAWYGGLAVLLQTSPESANIFVLLQRIFRKQTPAQLEKDATAAGLSSEEYQAFLVYAAGLYANMGNYKSFGDTKFIPNLPKYKLEALVKASQAFQEQPTEMKALWDSCSCLIYSLEKRQKQLGLGDKGITTYFSGNCSLEDAELAQKFLDSKKLSAYNTRLFKRENGGKACYEVRLASAEQKDCVVDGECQSCCGSFNFEDKEFSVKRGDYSPLMEKVASNLQQAQAFAANENQRKMLEEYQRSFTLGSIEAHKEGSRYWIKDKSPIVESYIGFIESYRDPFGSRGEFEGFVAIVNKAMSERFANLVSSAEVLLPELPWPQDFEKDTFLKPDFTSLDVLTFAGSGIPAGINIPNYDDIRQSEGFKNVSLGNVLAVAYATQKEKLTFLEEDDKDMFIQWKGPSFDVQVGLHELLGHGSGKLFVQDDNGEFNFDQTKVINPESKQLVSSWYHGSETWDSKFTTIASSYEECRAECVGLYLCLNKQVLSIFGNEGQQADDVIYVNWLSMVRGGLLGLEFYTPESQSWRQAHMQARFVILRVLLEVGEGLVGLKEVTGQDGKPDIRITLDRSKISTVGKDAIHRFLCKLQVFKSTADVAGGRALYEGYSTVSDGGSHDFLRLRETVLLRKEARKMFVQANTKIKGDSVELVEYEGTAAGLIRSFTERFEEDAELLEADLLELNKRDATCWC
- the dpp3 gene encoding dipeptidyl peptidase 3 isoform X2 translates to MVDSQYYLPNDVGISALDCSEAFRLLSPREKMYAHYLSRAAWYGGLAVLLQTSPESANIFVLLQRIFRKQTPAQLEKDATAAGLSSEEYQAFLVYAAGLYANMGNYKSFGDTKFIPNLPKYKLEALVKASQAFQEQPTEMKALWDSCSCLIYSLEKRQKQLGLGDKGITTYFSGNCSLEDAELAQKFLDSKKLSAYNTRLFKRENGGKACYEVRLASAEQKDCVVDGECQSCCGSFNFEDKEFSVKRGDYSPLMEKVASNLQQAQAFAANENQRKMLEEYQRSFTLGSIEAHKEGSRYWIKDKSPIVESYIGFIESYRDPFGSRGEFEGFVAIVNKAMSERFANLVSSAEVLLPELPWPQDFEKDTFLKPDFTSLDVLTFAGSGIPAGINIPNYDDIRQSEGFKNVSLGNVLAVAYATQKEKLTFLEEDDKDMFIQWKGPSFDVQVGLHELLGHGSGKLFVQDDNGEFNFDQTKVINPESKQLVSSWYHGSETWDSKFTTIASSYEECRAECVGLYLCLNKQVLSIFGNEGQQADDVIYVNWLSMVRGGLLGLEFYTPESQSWRQAHMQARFVILRVLLEVGEGLVGLKEVTGQDGKPDIRITLDRSKISTVGKDAIHRFLCKLQVFKSTADVAGGRALYEGYSTVSDGGSHDFLRLRETVLLRKEARKMFVQANTKIKGDSVELVEYEGTAAGLIRSFTERFEEDAELLEADLLELNKRDATCWC